A single Camarhynchus parvulus chromosome 5, STF_HiC, whole genome shotgun sequence DNA region contains:
- the LBHD2 gene encoding LBH domain-containing protein 2: MTEVMNTREPVMEEFALGQTPEEEGGPSSQAFPDSREKYPKLSKRLPSIVVEPTESGEVESGELRWPPEDLKSAEDKGLHGDQRVCVQQQQQQMDLEDTLAHPAQEVEDSTDTLESRTEENE; the protein is encoded by the exons ATGACCGAGGTAATGAACACCCGCGAGCCGGTGATGGAGGAATTCGCACTCGGCCAGActcctgaggaggaaggaggccCCTCCAGCCAG GCCTTCCCAGACTCCCGTGAGAAGTACCCCAAGCTGTCCAAAAGGCTGCCTTCCATCGTGGTGGAGCCCACCGAGTCCGGGGAGGTGGAGAGTGGGGAGCTGCGCTGGCCTCCTGAGGACCTCAAGTCAGCAGAGGACAAAGGTCTTCATGGTGACCAAAGAGTCTGTgtccagcaacagcagcagcagatggatcTGGAAG ATACTTTAGCACACCCAGCTCAAGAAGTGGAAGACAGTACAGATACTCTGGAAAGCAGAACTGAAGAGAATGAGTAG